DNA from Synechococcus elongatus PCC 6301:
CAGCCTGGGCTGCGACTTCAAACTGAGCTGACTCTTCAGCCGTCCAAGGGCTTGGCCCTGCCGGATCATTCCAGTCCAAAGCAGTGTCATGCCAAAGAGACAGTTGGTCTAATTGCTGTCGCAAGCTCTGGGATAGTGGCAGTTGATCTTCGATCGCGCCAACATCAAAGCGATCGCGACTCGCCGCATCATCCGCCCAAAGAATCCCACCACCCCATTCAAAGCTAAGGCGAAGTGCGAGGGGTTTAGGTGAAGAATTATTGGCTCCAAGCTGAGGTTCAGTGCAGTTAATTGGGTATGGATCCATCAAGGTCAACCTGTTCTAAAGCCAGTGAATGCAATTTTTGGAACGATGATGCCGCTCGCAACAGTGTTCAGCGATTACGTTCCCGAAGAAAGATCTTCTAGGGCGATCAGGCTGGGAGGCCTAGGACAGTCTGCCTTGATTGCTTACTAGTGAACGTGCTAGCACCCGAGTGCTCAAAGCCGTAATGACTTTGAGTTGTAACGACGGCTACATTTTGACCCTGGGGTTACTACTACCATTCGCCCTTAACTGAGGAAAGTTTGATGGTCCCCCCAACACTTCTTGAGGAGCAATCTAAGCTCCTCCATTCTGCTGCGTGTCGCTGTCAGGATTGCTATCGTCTGACGACCGATCACGATCGCTTTTTGGAAGATATGCCGCAAGACCCTGAGATCTTGATGGCAGATTTTCAAAAGATGGGTTTATTCAAACCTGAATCGATTGCGATCGCCGATCGTCTGACGACTTCAGAGTTGCGCCAAGCCTTGTTCTTTAAAAATGCTTCCCAAGGGGATCCTGAACAGGGAAGCAATGCTGAGAGCTTTGGCTGCAGAAGCAGGTGGTTTAGATCAGGCATTTGCTGCTGCTTTTGGACCGCAAGCGGGTCGTTTTTTCAGCAACATTCAAGCTAGTGGCGGGGTCAGTCGTCGGGTTTTCCTGCGCAACTTGGTCGTTGGTGCAGCTCTCGTGACGCTGACCAACTGTGCCCAACAGGCTCAACAACCCGATAGCCCAACCACGACTGGCAGTGGCAATTTAGAAAAAACGGATCTGAAGGTTGGCTTTATCCCGATTACCTGCGCCACTCCGATCATCATGTCAGATCCCTTGGGCTTCTATCAGAAATATGGCTTGAAAGTCCAAGTTGTGAAGATGCCGAGCTGGGGGGCAGTTCGAGATTCTGCGATCGCAGGCGAATTGGATGCCTATCACATGCTGGCACCGATGCCGATCGCGATGACCTTGGGTCTTGGCTCAGCTCCCTTCAGTGTCAAGTTAGCCAGTATTGAAAATATTAACGGTCAGGCGATTACGGTTGCCAAACGTCACCTTGGCAAAGTCAAAGAAGCGAAAGACTTCAAAGGCTTTGTGATTGGGGTCCCCTTCCCCTTCTCAATGCATAACCTGCTGTTGCGCTACTATCTCGCTGCTGGTGGTTTGAATCCCGATACCGATGTCCAAATTCGGCCAGTTCCCCCGCCAGATAGTATTGCTCAGCTCGTCGCAGGTGATATCGATGCGATGCTGATGCCCGATCCCTTTAATCAGCGGGCAGTGTATGAAGATGCTGGCTTTATTCATCTGTTAACTAAAGAAATTTGGAATGGTCATCCTTGCTGTGCATTTGCAGCAGGTGAGCCTTGGATTCAAGAAAATCCCAATACGTTCCGAGCGCTTAACAAAGCAATTATTGAAGCAACTGGTTATGCCAGTAAGGCCGAAAATCGTGCTGAGATTGCCAAGGCTATTTCTAGCCGTCAGTACTTAAATCAACCACCCGAAGTCGTGGAAGCTGTGCTGACCGGTAAGTTCCCCAATGGTCAAGGTCAAGAACTGGATGTTCCCGATCGCATTGACTTCAATCCCTACCCATGGCAGAGCTTTGCCAACTGGATTCAATCGCAGCTAGTGCGTTGGGATCTGGGTAAAGCTGCCGGTGTGATCCAGCCCGATCAGTACGACAAGAACGGTCAGGCAATTTACCTGACGACTGAAGCACAAACCCTCGAGAAGGAAGTGGGCCTGCAGCCGCCGACTGAAATCTATCGGGAAGAAAAGCTCGCTTACGACACCTTTAACCCGCAGGATCCAGTCGCTTACCTCGCATCTCAAAAGCAGAAATACGGGAGATAAACACAACTTATGGTGAGAACTCCTGTACCGCTTTACCTACGTTGGGCGGTCTCCATCCTCAGCGTGCTTGCGTTCCTAGCCATTTGGCAAATTGCGGCAGCTTCAGGATTTTTAGGCAAAACTTTTCCTGGCTCCCTGCGCACTTTGCAGGATTTGTTTGGATGGCTTTCAGATCCCTTCTTTGATAACGGCCCCAATGACTTAGGGATTGGCTGGAACTTACTGATTAGTTTGCGTCGCGTTGCGATCGGCTACCTGCTGGCAACAGTTGTTGCAATTCCTTTGGGGATTGCAATCGGTATGTCGGCGCTAGCTTCCAGTATTTTTTCGCCCTTTGTGCAACTCCTGAAGCCAGTTTCACCTTTGGCCTGGTTGCCGATTGGTCTCTTCTTATTCCGAGATTCGGAATTGACGGGTGTTTTTGTCATCCTGATTTCGAGTCTGTGGCCAACGTTGATCAACACAGCGTTTGGGGTGGCGAATGTCAATCCTGACTTTTTGAAGGTTTCGCAATCTTTGGGAGCTAGTCGTTGGCGCACGATTCTGAAGGTGATTCTGCCCGCAGCATTGCCCAGCATCATCGCGGGAATGCGGATCAGCATGGGCATTGCTTGGCTGGTCATTGTGGCAGCAGAGATGCTGTTGGGAACAGGAATTGGCTATTTCATTTGGAATGAGTGGAATAACCTATCACTTCCTAATATTTTCTCGGCCATCATCATCATTGGGATTGTTGGCATTCTTCTCGACCAAGGCTTCCGTTTTCTTGAGAACCAGTTTTCTTACGCAGGCAACCGATAACCCATGATTTCTGAAGCTGTGCCAGCCAAGGAGGAGACAGGGCAGGCTCAATTGCTGATTGAGCAAGTTGGCAAAGTTTTTACTGTCAATTCACCTTCTCTCCTCGATCGCCTTCGACAGCGATCGCCCAAACGCTACGTTGCATTAGAAGATGTCAACCTCACGATCGCGTCGAACACATTTGTCTCGATTATTGGCCCTTCGGGTTGTGGTAAATCAACCCTTCTCAACTTGATTGCTGGCCTTGATTTACCAACGTCTGGCCAGATTCTGCTGGATGGTCAACGCATTCGATCGCCGGGGCCCGATCGTGGCATCGTCTTCCAGAACTATGCCCTGATGCCCTGGATGACCGCGCTTGAGAATGTCATCTTTGCAGTTGAAACGGCGCGCCCAAACCTGAGCAAATCCCAAGCTCGCGAAGTGGCACGAGAGCATCTAGAGCTGGTGGGTTTAACCAAAGCTGCCGATCGCTATCCGGGCCAAATTTCAGGGGGGATGAAACAGCGCGTAGCGATCGCCCGTGCCCTCTCCATCCGTCCTAAGCTCCTGCTGATGGATGAACCCTTTGGTGCCTTGGATGCCCTCACCCGTGGCTACCTCCAAGAAGAAGTGCTGCGGATTTGGGAAGCCAACAAACTGAGTGTGGTGCTCATCACTCACAGTATTGATGAAGCACTGCTGCTTTCCGATCGCATTGTGGTGATGTCTCGTGGGCCACGAGCCACTATTCGAGAAGTGATTGATTTACCAGCCGTTCGCCCTCGGCAACGGTCTGTGATCGAAGAAGATGAGCGCTTCGTCAAAATCAAATTGCGCCTTGAAGAACATTTGTTCAACGAGACGCGTGCAGTTGAAGAAGCCAGTGTTTAGGAGAATTCCAATGACCTCAGCGATTACTGAACAACTTCTGAAAGCGAAAAAAGCAAAGGGAATTACCTTTACTGAGCTTGAGCAATTACTTGGACGGGATGAAGTCTGGATTGCGAGTGTGTTCTACCGTCAATCTACGGCTTCGCCTGAAGAGGCAGAAAAGCTACTGACTGCTCTGGGCTTAGATCTGGCCTTGGCTGATGAGTTGACGACTCCGCCGGTCAAAGGTTGTTTGGAACCGGTGATTCCAACTGATCCGTTGATCTATCGCTTCTACGAAATCATGCAGGTCTATGGCTTGCCCCTCAAGGATGTTATCCAAGAAAAATTTGGCGATGGCATCATGAGTGCGATTGATTTCACCTTAGATGTCGATAAGGTTGAAGATCCCAAAGGCGATCGCGTTAAGGTCACGATGTGTGGCAAGTTCTTGGCGTACAAGAAGTGGTAAATACTGCTAGCTAATCAAGCTTCAATTCTTGATCACTGGAGGAGAGAGGTTTCCGCTTCTCTCCTTTTTTGATTGGAATTCTCTCATTAACTACGATACCGCTCTGCACTGAATGACCTCGAGCTGAGTGGAAGGTAGCTCGCCGCCGATGATAATGGCGCCTCTGGAAGAGTTTGGCTAAGCTGTGGACGGCGATCGCGGTTGTCTGTCTGTGCTATGCCCTTGATTTCGGTGACCCGACTCAAGCTTAGAAATGTTCTTTATTTGCCCCGCTTGCTTCCCTTCTCGTTGCGATCGACGTGGCAGGCTAAACGAGCGCCTGGCAATCTGGGCGTTAAGCTGTTGCAGGATCGTAACTTGGCTTTTTGGACCTGCACCGCTTGGACGGATGAAGGAGCCATGCGTCGGTTCATGAGAGCGGATGCCCACGGGCAGGCCATGACGAAATTGATGGATTGGTGCAGCGAAGCCTCAGTCGTCCATTGGCAGCAGGATCAGCCAGACTTGCCCGACTGGCAGGAAGCTCACCGCCGCATGATCGCGGAGGGGCGCCCCTCCAAAGTGAACCATCCTTCGGCTGCCCACCAAGCATTTCAGGTCGATCCGCCGCGCCGCGCCTAGCTCAGTGACTGCGGTCGCGCTGTCTTGCATCATTGCTTCGCTCTACCAGCCCGGATCGCTGGCACAGTCCACGGTGATCTCACCCGAGGCGGCATCGGGAATCGCAGTGATACAGCCGCAGACTGGCTCGCCATCGAGGTCAACCTCGCAAGCATGACAGGAGCCCATCAGGCAGCCGGTGGGAATCCGTAAACCGGCTCGCTGCGCCACATTGAGTAGGGGTTCACCCACTTCAGCGGCCACGCGCACATCGTCGGGTAAGAAATGCACCGTAATCGTCATAGGGCGATCGCTTAGAGAGGATTGTGCAAGAGGTCCAGTAGATACTGGCCATAGCCATTTTTACGGAGTGGCTCAGCTAACTGCTCAAGCTGGGTAGCCGTAATCCAGCCCTGGCGATAGGCGATTTCTTCCGGGCAGGCGATCTTGAGCCCCTGCCGTTTTTCCAGTGTCTGGATAAAACTGGCGGCATCGAGCAGGCTGTCGTGGGTGCCGGTGTCCAGCCAAGCCATCCCGCGCCCGAGCAGTTCCACCCGCAGGTGACCCCGCTGAAGGTACGCATTGTTGAGGTCGGTGATCTCTAGCTCTCCTCGGGTTGAGGGTCGGACTTGCTTTGCTAGCTCTACGACCTGCTGATCGTAGAAGTAGAGTCCCGTGACGGCATAGCGCGATCGCGGTTTCTTGGGCTTCTCTTCAATCGAAAGCACCCGCTGCTGGGCATCGAATTCTACAACGCCATAGCGCTCTGGATCGGCAACGCCGTAGGCAAAAACGGTTGCCCCCTGCGAACGCTGACTGGCTTGCTGGAGTTGTACCGCCAGATCGTCACCATGAAAAAGGTTGTCGCCCAGAATCAGAGCGGCGGGTGAGCCATTCAGGAATGATTCGCCAATCAAAAAGGCTTGCGCCAGACCTTCGGGAGCCGGCTGAATGGCATAGCTCAGCGAGAGTCCCCAGCGATCGCCGTTGCCCAAGAGCTGCGCAAAACGATCGGTGTCTTGGGGGGTGGAGATAATCAAAATCTCACGAATGCCACTCAACATCAGCGTGCTGAGCGGGTAGTAAATCATCGGCTTGTCATAGACCGGCAGCAGCTGTTTGGAGACTGCATAGGTGGCGGGATAGAGCCGAGTGCCAGATCCACCCGCCAGAATGATGCCGCGCCGTGCCTCGGTCATACTGTGGTTTCCTGCTCCTGTGTCAAGCCGAGGCGGCCACCATCATAGCCACTGCGTTGTCGGACTTTTTGGCACCAATCCAGATAATTGAGATACCAGCAAACCGTTTTGCGTAGACCCGTTTCAAAACTTTCTTGGGGTTGCCAACCGAGCTCACGCTCAATGCGGCTGGCATCGATCGCGTAGCGGCGATCGTGGCCGGGGCGATCGCGGACAAATTCCATCTGTTGGCGATAGGACTGCGATCGCGGCTTGAGTTCGTCCAACAGATCGCAAATCGTCTCAACGACTTGGAGATTGGTCCGTTCGTTAAAGCCGCCGATGTTGTAGGTCTCGCCGATCTGTCCTTTTAGTAAGACTTGTTCTAGGGCGCGGGTGTGATCTTCCACGTAGAGCCAGTCGCGGATATTGCCGCCGTTGCCGTAGATCGGCAGTGGATTACCGGCGATCGCATTGAGGATGATTACAGGGATCAGCTTTTCAGGAAACTGCCATGGGCCGTAGTTGTTGGAGCAATTCGTGACCAAAACTGGCAGGCCATAGGTGTGATGCCAAGCCCGCACGAGATGATCGGAACTGGCTTTGCTTGCCGAGTAGGGCGATCGCGGATCGTAGCGAGTTGCTTCAGTGAAAAGTCCAGTCTCGCCGAGGCTGCCATAGACCTCATCGGTAGAGATGTGATGAAAGCGAAAAGTCTGTTGCTCTGACTCTGATAATTCTTGCCAGTAACGGCGGGCAGCTTCTAGCAGATTAAAAGTGCCGAGGATATTACTTTCGATAAAGGGGCGGGGTGAATCGATGGAGCGATCGACGTGGGATTCCGCCGCCAAATGCATGACGGCAGTCGGTTGATAGGTCTGGAAAATTCGCGTCAGTGCAGCTTCATCCAGCAAATCAACTTGTTCAAAGACATAGCGATCGCTGTCCTCAAAGGGTTGCAACGAGGTCAGATCGCTGGCATAGCTCAGTTTATCGAGGTTGATAATCCGAGCATCAAGGCGAGTGGTCAACAAGTGTCGAATCAAGGCTGAGCCGATAAAGCCAGCACCACCCGTAATCAAAATCTTCATTGGTTCTTTGCAACTTGCGTCAGCATTTGAGCCAAGGCATGGCGCCAGTGTAGGGGATCGTGGCCAATCGCTCGATTAAAGTCGGCACAATCCAGCACGCTATAGGCCGGGCGGGTGGCTGGGGTCGGGTAGTCACTGCTGGGAATGGCAGCGATCGGGACTGCCTGCTGAAGTAATCCCAGCTCTAGGGCAAGGTCTTGAATGGCTACGGCAAAGTCATACCAACTGGCTACACCGGCATCGGTGCAGTGGTGAATTCCCATGAGGTTCTGGGCGATCGCTTGCCAAAGAGCAGCGGCCAAACTATCAGTCCAGGTGGGTGTCCCAACCTGATCCCAGACGACAGTGAGGTGATCGCGTTCTGCCATCAAGCGCAGCATCGTGGTGACAAAGTTGCGGCCACCTAGTCCATAAACCCAAGCTGTGCGTACAATCAGCGATCGCTCGGGCAGAAACTGTAGGATTGCTTCTTCAGCGGCAGCTTTGGTTGTGCCATAGACGCTCAAGGGCTGGCGTTCAGCATCGGTTGGATAAGGCCGATTGCGATCGCCATTAAAAACAAAATCTGTCGAGATTTGCAGTAAATTTCCACCCGTTTCAGCCAAACTTTCGGCCAGAATTCTGACTGAATTGCTGTTGATTGCTATCGCCAGGGCTGGCTCAGATTCTGCTCGATCGACAGTGGTATAAGCACCGGCATTAATTACCCAGTCAGGACGAAGGGTCTGAATGGCTGCGCGGATCGCAGACTCGTCACTGAGATCGAGTTGCTGGCGACCGCAGGCAATCAGATCGACCCCATCAGGATGCGATCGCTGGAGGGCTTGCCCGACCTGTCCAGCAGCCCCTGTCAGTAAAACCTTCATATGAATACCTCCGCTTCCAAGAGGTTAACGGCGGCGGCATCCTTGGCAGAGAGTTGCGGTTGCTGGCCGGCTGCTAAGGGCCAGTCGATTGCGATCGCCGGATCATCCCAGCGGAGCGATCGCTCGTGAGTAGGTGCGTAGTAATCAGTCGTTTTGTAGAGCACTTCAGCGCTCTCAGAGAGCACCAGGAAGCCATGGGCAAAGCCAGGGGGAACCCAGAGCTGACGATGATTGTCTGCAGACAGCCGCTCCCCAACCCACTGGCCAAATTGGGGTGAACTCTGGCGTAGATCGACGGCAACATCGAAGATTTCACCGACTACACAGCGGACTAATTTGCCCTGTGCCTGCTGGATTTGATAGTGCAATCCCCGCAGTACGCCCTGTTGCGATCGCGAATGATTGTCTTGGACAAAGGTCACATTTAGACCCGTTAGCTCGGCAAAGGTGCGAGCGTTGAAGCTTTCCAAGAAGAACCCACGATCGTCCCCAAAAACCTTGGGCTCCAAAATGCAGACATCAGCGAGAGCGGTGTGGCGGATCTGCATAGCTTCCCTTCGGAGCGATCGTTGGTGAACATACCACTAACACCGCTGCAGCTTCGAGTGTGTTCATGTCATCTTCTGCCTCCCTGATTTGGCCGCGCGAGTTGGCAGATGTCCTCTGGCTCCTGCAAAGTCCAGCCATCATTCGCCGTGATCGCTATCCCTTGGTGGGTGATGCACGCTTGTATTTGGCGGGTCGGCAGCTCCGAGCCCAGTGGCAAGACCAAGATCGCGATCGCTTAGCGGCTGAAGCAGCAGCTTGGGTTGCAGCGCAACCTCGCACCTATAAATTAGGCATCCGTGCTGAGGCGCTTCTCGTTTGGGCACTGCGTCAGTTGCCGCGCTTTCGTCTTTTGGCGCATCAACTGCAATTGCGCGATGGCTCAACCTGTCTGGGTGAGCTGGATTTCCTGATTGAGGATCGCGCGCTGGGGCGATATGAACATTGGGAATTGGCGCTCAAGTTCTTCGGGTGGAGCGGCGAGCAGTGGATCGGGCCAGATAGCAAAGATCAGCCCACTCAAAAGCTAGAGCGAATGCAGGGGCGTCAGTTGAGTTTGAGCCAAACACCTGCGTTTCAGCAGTGGCTACAGCAGCACCATCCCGCAGCAACCGCTGGGCCTTGGCAGCGGCGTTTACTCTCGCGGGGGTTTGCCTTTATCCCTTGGGGAATGCCTTTTCCAAACAGTCAGCAAGAAGTGTCCCTGCAAGCGCAACAGGGGTGGCTAGTTCATCGCGATCGCCTGCCACCCACAACTGTGTTCCCCTTTGTTCATGGCTGGGTGAGTTTGCCACGGGAGTTGTGGATGTCGCGCTACGTGCACGATCGCGATCGCCATGGCTGCTTGGCGGCAGCTGCCAGCTTACAGGAACTGGAAGCGATCGCCCCTCAAGATGCCGCCCAACTCGTCGTTGGTCTTGGTGTAGGGGGCGTGGAAGTGACACGAGGATTTCTGGTGCATTCTCATTGGCCGCTAGTTGCAATCTAGGCAATTAGACTACGTCGTCTCAAGGAGTCGAACACCCCCCAAACAAACGCGATTGCGTCCTAATTCTTTCGCTTGGTAGAGTGCTTGGTCTGCGGCTCCAATCAGTGCTTCAGGTGACTTATGAGGCGTGGGAACCCAGGTGACGGCTCCTAAACTTAGGCTGACCGACGAGCACACTGATGAACTTCGATGGGGAATTTTGAGCTGCTGAACAGCGGATCGCATCGATTCTGCAATTTGCAATATGCCTTGTTCATTCGTATTAGGTAAAATCACCACAAATTCCTCGCCGCCATAACGGGCAACTAAGTCAGCAGGGCGAGCGATGACTTGAGTGAGCGCAGTGGCAACTGCCTTAAGACAGTCGTCTCCAGCTTGGTGACCGTAGGTATCATTAAATTGCTTAAAGCAATCGATATCAATCAGGATTAATCCTAGGGGATGCTGCTCTCGTATTGCCCGCTGCCATTCGATGTCTAAACACTGATCAAAATGCCGACGATTGGCTAAGCCTGTGAGTCCATCAGATTGGGCCAGTCGCAAGAGCTGTTGATTGGCGGCAGCGAGTTGAGCATAAAGACGGGCTTGCTGGATCGCAATGCCGACCTGAGTGGCTAATTGCTTTAGCAGGTCAATCTCTAGCTTTTCCCAGCGACGAGGTTGTGAGTTTTGGCCAACAATTAAAAGTCCCCACAGTATTTCTTGGGCAAAAATTGGAGCGACAAGACTGGCTCGCAGTTGGAGGCGTTTGAGCAAGGTTGCATTGGTGAGCTCTAAGCCCTGGGCTTGCAGATCGGGAATGGAGTGAATCCGATCGCAACTATAGAAAGTTGGATCAATCTCCTGCAGAATTGCTTCAAGTTCGGCGTTCCCTTGAATCAGAGTTTGGTTAGAGTCAGTTGACTCCGCAGCGATCGCTCCTTGCTGATTTGGCTGAAACCGATAAATAAGCACTCGTTCAGCTTTGAGGAATTGACGAACTTCTGAAACAGTGGTTACCAAGATTTCATCGAGCTGTAGTGATTCTCGAATCCGTTGAGCAGTTCGATTGACCAAGCGTTCGCGATAAATTTGCTGTTGTAAAGCTGCTTTGGCTCGTTTTCGTTCCAGGGCTTTGCGCTCAAGTTTCTCATTGGCTGCATCTAGCGCAACTGTTCGCTCTCCCACCATCTGCTGTAAAGTCTCAATCGTGAGAGTTGCCTCAACGGGATCGATCATATGAATGAGGCTGGTTTGGGTGAGTAGGCCAACCATAATATTGCGCTCGTCAACCACAAGCAGTCGCCGGATCTTGCGAGCTCTCATGTATTGATTAGCTTGCCAAAGCGTATCGCTAGCCTGAATAAAAACTGGCGGTGAACCCATGAAATCAGCAGCTATTGTTTGGCTTAAATCAGCGCCCTGAACTTGCAAATGTAAAATATCGCGTTCAGTGACTAGGCCAATCGGTTTAGGAAAGCCTGAAGGATCTTTCTCCGTAATGACAACACAACTAATTAGGCGATCGCTCATTAATTCAGCTAGCGATAAAGCCGATTGATAGCGGTCAGCACAAATGATCGACTTCACCATCACCTCGGAGACTCGCCACAGCCGTAGTAAATCGATCGGTTTTAATAGCCGCCGAATCCCTTCATAGGTCATGATGCCAATAAGCTGATGGGTGGCATTGACGACCGGCAGATGTCGAACGTTGTACTGACGAAAGAGGTTCAGTGTCCTAATAACGTCGTAAATATCTGATTCTTGAATCGTCGTCACAGTCGAAGTTGCGACCTCTTCAATCGGTGTTGAAGTGATCGTGATTCCGATGGCCGTGAGCCGGACTAAATCCCGCTCTGTGAAAATACCAACAAGGGTTTGATTCGATTCCATCAACAGCACATAGCTGGAATGCTGCCGCTCCATCACTGCCAGAACCTGAGCAACCGGCAAAGTTGGCGCAACTGTGAGTGGCTGCCGATCGATGGCTTCTTCAAGCTCGAACATCGGAATCTTTGTCATCAGACTGTTCCTAGCCCTAGTGCGGTTTGTCGAGGTCTGTCGTGCACGATTCCGTGACAGTCAGTCAGTGTTGATCCCCGTGTCTATCGTTCCCGCTTTGGGCAGTAGAGCGGCTCTCTTATCGATTGTTGACCATGAGCGTGAGGCCTCTCGAGAGTGCTCTCTGAGTGAGGTTGATGGCTGGGGCCGATTAGCTGAAATTTATTTCAATGAAAGTAAACAGATTGTTTAAGTCGTGGGATCCAAGCGATCGCAGGCAAAGTCTTGGCGATCGCCCACTTTCAAAAAGAAGGTGGGATGCTCAGGATCAGTAAGTCCCCAAAACCATTTGTTATCGCTGTAAGTCGGAGCACCGGCAATGTTGGTGCGGGGCAACTGTAAATTCAAGTTGCGCCAACGCAAGACAACAAAGGCTCCGGGCAAAGTTCCAGTCAGCTGATTATTGACCCGTGGGTCATCCACAGGGCCGTTATCGTACAGAGCGACCAGCGGTTCTTGGACACAGCTGTAAGTCACTTCAGTTCTAGCAGCAAGGGCAGTCGGCTGTAGCCCCAGCCAGAGAACCAGGGCGATCGCGATCGCTGCTAGCCGCCCTATCCATCGATCTGCCATGCCTGTTCACTCTCTACTGCGATCGCTGCCTGAGATTCTATCGGTTGCGCTCCCTGAGGGTCGATTCAGGCTGCTCAAGGGAATGTGGTCGCTCAAAAATAACTTTGCTAAAAAAGCACTCAGCTCATGACTGTTCTGAAACAAGCTGAGTGCGCTTAAGGCGGTCGCCTACCTTGATCGTCCGTACTCAAGGAACGATTGAGAGAGGTTTAAATACCTGAGGCTGGAAAGTCAAAAGAATCCGTTAGCCCATTAAAATGACGCGATTCAAGACATGAACAATGCCGTTATCACAGGCAATATCAGCAGACAAAACTGTCGCATTTTTGATTTCAAACGGCTCTGCTCGTCCAATGGGAATTGGTGCGCCTTCTAACGAATCAACTGACGGGCGATCGATCAGGTCTGCTTTGGATAGAGCACCTGCCGTAACGTGAAACTTGAGAATTCGAGCTAGTTGCGGCGGGTTCTGAACCAGCGTTGTCACTGTGCCCGGTGGTAGTGCTGCAAAAGCATCATCGGTAGGTGCAAAGACGGTAAAAGGACCGTCGCTATTGAGTGCATCGACTAAGCCAGCGACTTCAACGGCTGTGAGTAGCGTCTGAAAACAACCCGCCTCGCGGGCAACCTCAAGGATTTTGGCCATGGTGTAGCAAGCCTGGGTGATAAGAAGTCCAGCAGAGCAAAAAAGACTAGCGGTAGTCTTGGCTTTGGATGTCCGGCAGCCGTGCTTCGGGGCGTAGGAAGCGATCCATTTGCGCCTCAAAGAAAGCCCGATTGGCTTGCAGATGCACCGGATCTGTATCGTCCAGCGGATAGAGCAGCGCCGCCCGGAGGGCTTGAATGACAGCGGAGGTGACGTTGTACATCGACCGCTGGAAGGTGACGCCTAGCTGGATCAGAATGTCGTCTTCACCGCGACAGTGTTGCCGATACTCCTCGAGCAAGTAGGGTGGTAAGAAGTGCAACATGTCCTGCATCAGCAGCGTCGGCGGAATGCCGGCGGAACCGACAGGGAAGACGTCTGCATAGAGAATGCCGTAGTGGAAGTCTGCCTGTTGATCAGGCACTTGCTGAGCCTGAGCGTTGTAGGACTTGGTGCCACGGAAGGGGGCTGTGCGGTAGAACACTGCTTCCACGTAGGGCAGAGCTGCTTCATAGAGCCAGGTAAAGCCTGCCGACTTGGGAATAATCTCGAAGCACTCGCCGTTGATGAAGACGTGGTGATAGATCGGACGACCGGCGATCGCAAAAATACCGTTGACGAGGAAGTTCATGGCGTCCGGTACGCCCTTGAAGCCGCCTTCATCGTAGATGTCGCTCATCTCGAAGAAGACCGGCGCCATCACTTCCCAGAACAATCCGAGGTTGGCGGTGTAGGAGAGCATCCGCACTTGCTCGAGGAACATCTCGGGGAAGAGCTTGTATAACCCCAGCATGAGCGGGTTGCCCTGGAAGTAGGCCCGGATGGCGCGATCGGCGTTTTGGCGGTACTCCTCACTTTCGAGGTAGTCATTGAAGCGTCCGCCCATGCCTTGGTGCCAAAGCATGGCGTCCATGCAGGCTTCGGCAAACTCCATGTTGACGCGATCGTGCCAGAGGTGATGCAGCCACTTGGGCAGTTTGCGCTTCAGTTCACCCTTCTGCATGAATTCCAGCA
Protein-coding regions in this window:
- a CDS encoding CO2 hydration protein — encoded protein: MTVTTRTTPLPPSQHRFAEVIHRLEAGGSMLPDTPDNLKQIIGIYKAYAVPMDFYWRDLLYIAEQVFLNPIPAFKYFISQEYLDRPNSYAGDNADLRIWRGPATAHPELLEFMQKGELKRKLPKWLHHLWHDRVNMEFAEACMDAMLWHQGMGGRFNDYLESEEYRQNADRAIRAYFQGNPLMLGLYKLFPEMFLEQVRMLSYTANLGLFWEVMAPVFFEMSDIYDEGGFKGVPDAMNFLVNGIFAIAGRPIYHHVFINGECFEIIPKSAGFTWLYEAALPYVEAVFYRTAPFRGTKSYNAQAQQVPDQQADFHYGILYADVFPVGSAGIPPTLLMQDMLHFLPPYLLEEYRQHCRGEDDILIQLGVTFQRSMYNVTSAVIQALRAALLYPLDDTDPVHLQANRAFFEAQMDRFLRPEARLPDIQSQDYR